The Carnobacterium divergens genome includes a window with the following:
- the yaaA gene encoding S4 domain-containing protein YaaA, with translation MKQAVLIDSEFITLGKLLKHIDVISSGGMAKWYLAEHTVLLDNEIENRRGKKIYPGSVVEIPEVGSFFVQSEKVTTEEEL, from the coding sequence GTGAAACAAGCCGTTTTAATTGATAGTGAATTCATTACACTGGGCAAACTTTTAAAGCATATCGATGTAATTAGCAGTGGTGGGATGGCAAAGTGGTATTTAGCTGAGCACACTGTTTTATTGGATAATGAAATTGAAAATCGTCGAGGAAAGAAAATTTATCCAGGATCAGTAGTTGAAATTCCAGAAGTCGGCAGCTTTTTTGTACAATCAGAAAAAGTGACGACCGAGGAAGAACTGTAA